A genomic window from Candidatus Binatia bacterium includes:
- a CDS encoding YaiI/YqxD family protein: MRIFIDADACPVKEETYKVALRYGVSVAVVANSRMRVPDLVGIELVVVAQGPDVADDWIVETLQSGDVVVTADIPLAARCIDGGARVIGISGRVFTEDSIGGSLATRDLMQHLRESGVQTPGPPPISKKDRSRFSSKLNELVDQGSRGAASR, encoded by the coding sequence GTGAGGATCTTCATTGATGCCGACGCCTGCCCCGTGAAGGAGGAGACGTACAAGGTCGCCCTTCGCTACGGGGTATCGGTGGCCGTCGTCGCGAATTCGCGCATGCGCGTACCCGATCTCGTTGGCATCGAGCTCGTCGTGGTGGCGCAGGGGCCCGATGTTGCGGACGATTGGATCGTCGAGACCTTGCAGTCGGGCGACGTGGTAGTCACGGCGGATATCCCGCTGGCGGCGCGCTGCATCGATGGCGGGGCTCGCGTCATCGGGATCTCTGGGCGCGTCTTTACCGAAGACTCCATCGGCGGTTCGCTCGCCACACGAGATCTGATGCAGCACCTGCGCGAGTCCGGCGTCCAGACGCCGGGTCCTCCGCCGATCTCCAAGAAGGATCGATCCCGCTTCTCATCGAAGCTCAACGAGTTGGTCGATCAAGGGAGCCGGGG